The Sphingomonas sinipercae genome contains a region encoding:
- the glmS gene encoding glutamine--fructose-6-phosphate transaminase (isomerizing) — translation MCGIVGIVGNRDVAQRLFDGLKRLEYRGYDSAGICTIDGGRLDRRRAEGKLDNLQRELAGNPLGGDVGVAHTRWATHGAPTVGNAHPHIAGRVALVHNGIIENFKPLRDELIADGREFLSETDSEVVAHLVAREVERGSSPADAVATVLPRLQGAFAIAFLFEDHPDLIIGARLGAPLTVGYGEGENYLGSDALAVAPWTRRIAYLDEGDWAVVRRDGIEIFDRENRPVEREIVDSGASAVRIERGNYRHYMQKEIFEQPVVVADSLSSYIRPFEGIVALPNIDFDLADVDRLTIVACGTSFYAGLVAKYWIEQYARVPVDIDVASEFRYRDPVLQPGGLALFISQSGETADTLAALRHARSQEQRIAVVVNVPTSSMAREADLLLPTHAGPEIGVASTKAFTCQLAVLAALAANLARAKGRLSAAEEREIVAHLQEAPAAINGALDHDDDIAAMAHLIAPARDVLYLGRGPYYPMALEGALKLKEISYIHAEGYAAGEMKHGPIALIDEHVPVIVLAPSGPLFEKTVSNMQEVRARGGKIVLVSDAKGLEEAGEGCMATIEMPEVHPLIAPIVYAVPVQLLAYHTAVLKGTDVDQPRNLAKSVTVE, via the coding sequence ATGTGCGGAATCGTTGGTATTGTCGGCAACCGGGATGTTGCCCAGCGGCTGTTCGACGGGCTCAAGCGGCTTGAGTATCGCGGCTATGACTCGGCCGGCATCTGCACCATCGACGGTGGCCGGCTCGACCGGCGGCGGGCCGAGGGGAAGCTCGACAACCTGCAGCGCGAGCTTGCCGGCAATCCGCTTGGCGGCGACGTCGGCGTTGCCCACACGCGCTGGGCGACCCACGGGGCGCCAACGGTCGGCAACGCGCATCCGCACATCGCCGGGCGCGTCGCTTTGGTGCACAACGGGATCATCGAGAACTTCAAGCCGCTGCGCGACGAACTGATCGCCGACGGGCGCGAATTCCTCAGCGAAACCGATAGCGAGGTCGTCGCCCATCTGGTCGCCCGCGAAGTCGAGCGCGGCTCGTCCCCCGCGGACGCCGTCGCAACCGTGCTGCCGCGGCTGCAGGGCGCCTTCGCCATCGCCTTCCTGTTCGAAGATCACCCAGACCTTATCATCGGCGCGCGCCTGGGTGCGCCGCTGACAGTCGGCTATGGCGAGGGCGAGAATTACCTGGGTTCCGACGCGCTTGCGGTGGCCCCCTGGACGCGCCGGATCGCCTACCTCGACGAGGGCGACTGGGCGGTCGTCCGCCGCGACGGGATCGAAATCTTCGACCGCGAGAACCGGCCGGTCGAGCGGGAGATCGTCGACAGCGGCGCATCCGCGGTGCGGATCGAGCGCGGCAACTACCGGCACTACATGCAGAAGGAAATCTTCGAGCAGCCGGTCGTCGTCGCCGACAGCCTGTCGAGCTACATTCGCCCGTTCGAAGGCATCGTCGCACTGCCCAATATCGACTTCGACCTCGCCGACGTCGACCGGCTGACCATCGTCGCCTGCGGCACCAGCTTCTACGCCGGCCTGGTCGCAAAATATTGGATCGAGCAATACGCCCGGGTGCCCGTCGACATCGATGTGGCGTCGGAATTCCGGTATCGCGATCCCGTTCTGCAGCCGGGCGGACTGGCCTTGTTCATCAGCCAATCGGGCGAGACCGCCGATACGCTGGCAGCGCTGCGCCATGCGCGCTCGCAGGAACAGCGGATCGCCGTCGTCGTCAACGTCCCGACCAGTTCGATGGCGCGCGAGGCCGACCTGCTGCTGCCGACCCACGCCGGCCCGGAGATCGGGGTCGCTTCGACCAAGGCGTTTACCTGCCAGCTGGCCGTCCTGGCCGCCCTTGCAGCGAATCTGGCGCGCGCGAAGGGCAGGCTGTCGGCCGCGGAAGAGCGCGAGATTGTCGCGCACCTGCAGGAGGCCCCGGCCGCGATCAACGGCGCGCTCGACCATGACGACGACATCGCCGCGATGGCGCATTTGATCGCGCCGGCGCGCGACGTGCTCTACCTGGGCCGCGGGCCCTATTATCCGATGGCGCTGGAAGGCGCGCTGAAACTGAAGGAAATCAGCTACATCCACGCCGAAGGCTATGCCGCGGGCGAGATGAAGCACGGCCCGATCGCGCTAATCGACGAGCATGTGCCGGTCATCGTCCTCGCGCCGTCCGGACCCTTGTTCGAAAAGACGGTCAGCAACATGCAGGAAGTGCGCGCGCGGGGCGGGAAGATTGTGCTGGTCAGCGACGCCAAGGGCCTGGAAGAAGCGGGCGAAGGCTGCATGGCGACGATCGAAATGCCTGAGGTGCACCCGTTGATCGCGCCGATCGTCTATGCCGTCCCGGTGCAGTTGCTCGCTTATCATACGGCCGTGCTGAAAGGCACCGACGTCGACCAGCCGCGTAATCTGGCGAAGAGCGTTACCGTCGAGTGA
- a CDS encoding LysR family transcriptional regulator — protein MLDWNDLRFFLAVADSGSTLSAARNLRVSQTTVARRIGALEQALGLTLFDRRQAGYTLTPDGERLIGHARSVGASVDALGDAAAAQVRDTSGTVRLTTEEIFAVQLLPPLLRALHDAHPEIVIEMDATSEVRDLGAGEADIALRATRLEQSAGVVGRRLCVDDWAFYCTPEYGERNGIPGAPEQLRGHALIGGGGGNLWREYQSYLRRLGVESQVAIHQATSSGLLAAVRSGVGIAVLPCLVADSDPELVQCFGPRSGHGRVMWLLTHERVRHSPRVRVVTDFLFERIRQRVADLNLST, from the coding sequence ATGCTAGACTGGAACGACCTCCGCTTCTTCCTCGCAGTTGCCGACAGCGGGAGTACGCTGTCCGCGGCGCGAAACCTGCGGGTCAGCCAGACGACCGTCGCCCGTCGCATCGGCGCGCTGGAACAGGCTTTGGGCCTTACCCTCTTCGACCGGCGCCAGGCGGGCTATACGCTCACGCCGGACGGCGAGCGGCTGATCGGTCACGCACGGTCGGTCGGCGCGTCGGTCGACGCCCTCGGCGACGCGGCAGCCGCCCAGGTCCGGGACACCAGCGGGACGGTTCGGTTAACGACCGAAGAGATTTTCGCCGTTCAGCTGCTCCCGCCGCTGCTGCGCGCGCTGCACGATGCGCATCCTGAAATCGTTATCGAGATGGATGCCACCAGCGAGGTCCGCGACCTTGGCGCTGGGGAAGCTGACATCGCGCTGCGGGCAACGCGCCTCGAACAGTCCGCAGGCGTGGTCGGGCGTCGGCTCTGTGTCGATGACTGGGCGTTCTACTGCACACCGGAATATGGCGAGCGCAACGGCATCCCGGGCGCCCCCGAGCAGCTCCGCGGGCACGCGCTGATCGGCGGCGGGGGCGGCAATCTGTGGCGCGAATATCAATCGTACCTGCGCAGGCTTGGCGTCGAATCGCAGGTCGCGATCCATCAGGCCACGTCCAGCGGCCTGCTTGCTGCGGTACGATCCGGCGTCGGCATCGCCGTGCTGCCGTGCCTGGTTGCCGATTCCGACCCTGAACTGGTGCAATGCTTTGGCCCAAGGAGCGGCCACGGACGCGTCATGTGGCTGCTGACCCACGAGCGGGTCCGGCACAGCCCGCGGGTCCGGGTCGTCACCGATTTCCTGTTCGAACGGATCAGGCAGCGCGTGGCCGACCTGAACCTTTCGACCTGA
- a CDS encoding UrcA family protein: MKQALRIILASALLTAAGTKAVPALAEPLRSDVQVSVVHTGDLDLSGSDGRRQLQLRLSQAAREVCGAASDFDLAGKNDVRRCRDAVLAKARSDSDALIAARSTQGSITLAAIR, from the coding sequence ATGAAACAGGCCCTGCGAATCATCCTTGCCTCCGCATTGCTGACGGCCGCCGGCACCAAGGCCGTGCCCGCCCTGGCAGAACCGCTGCGCAGCGACGTTCAGGTCAGCGTTGTCCACACCGGAGACCTCGACCTTTCGGGCAGCGATGGCCGACGTCAACTCCAGCTGCGGCTGTCGCAAGCGGCCCGCGAGGTGTGCGGTGCGGCGTCGGATTTCGACCTGGCCGGAAAGAACGACGTTCGCCGTTGCCGCGACGCGGTGCTCGCCAAGGCCCGTAGCGACAGCGACGCGCTGATCGCTGCTCGATCGACCCAGGGCTCGATTACGCTCGCCGCCATCCGATAG
- a CDS encoding M13 family metallopeptidase, translated as MFARKILLATVAWGVISAPAFAQSAPAGAPDLSTPAPMVFPAWGFDMATLDRSVDPGDDFDAFVNGKWKAATAIPAKYPYYGVSQNLSIVSDAAMREIIKEAIDAKAPQGDIQQKVADFYLSYLDVPTINRLGLEPARPYLSRIDALTSHADLVRLFADPAFASAIGPGVTIDRDDPNRYIPTFGMAGYGLPTRDNYLVDNPRNVEMRGKYIEFLAFLLERSGASDAKARAERVYALEKGIAQNDWDPAVVRNPELTNNYLTRAQLEALAPDLPIGELIDKVGYTGERFLVTRIRPSDAKLDEQKVPAELRSKIGDGMIGQLKLLKATPMDVWKDWLKVRFLAANAPVLPSDIDKANFAFNSAYLYGVKTAPPRHERALSNVNSNLGEAIGKIYVERNFPEASKTAMIELVDNLRKAMASNISELKWMSPATREASRQKLDALNVKIGYPSKFETYEGFEVQLGQALENRLNASRWGRKDTLKKFVKPVDREQWFMTPQTVNAYYSSQLNEIVFPAAYLQAPNFSPTADPAVNYAAIGSTIGHEIGHGFDDSGSRYDGQGRLRDWWTPDDKAKFQKLSSQLAAQYGKNCPFDAGKTCINGSLTLGENIGDLAGITIAYRAYKLSLDGKPAPVIDGLTGDQRFFIAYAQKYRNKWSEQLQRVVMESDPHAPDYARVNEVLRNFDPWYAAFNVKPGDKLYVAPKNRVRIW; from the coding sequence ATGTTTGCTCGTAAGATTTTGCTCGCGACGGTCGCTTGGGGCGTCATCTCGGCGCCGGCCTTCGCGCAGTCCGCGCCTGCCGGTGCGCCGGACCTCAGCACGCCGGCACCGATGGTCTTCCCGGCCTGGGGCTTCGACATGGCGACGCTCGACCGGTCGGTCGATCCGGGCGATGACTTCGACGCCTTCGTCAACGGCAAGTGGAAAGCGGCTACCGCCATCCCGGCCAAATATCCCTATTATGGCGTCAGCCAGAACCTCTCGATCGTGTCCGACGCGGCGATGCGGGAGATCATCAAGGAAGCGATCGACGCCAAGGCTCCGCAGGGCGACATCCAGCAGAAGGTCGCGGATTTCTACCTGAGCTATCTCGACGTGCCGACGATCAACCGCCTCGGGCTGGAGCCGGCCAGGCCCTATCTCTCCCGCATCGATGCGCTCACCAGCCACGCCGACCTCGTGCGGCTGTTCGCGGACCCGGCGTTCGCATCGGCCATCGGGCCGGGCGTGACGATCGATCGCGACGACCCGAACCGCTATATCCCGACCTTCGGGATGGCCGGCTACGGCCTGCCGACGCGCGACAATTACCTGGTCGACAATCCGCGCAACGTCGAGATGCGCGGCAAATATATCGAATTCCTGGCATTCCTTCTCGAACGTAGCGGCGCCAGCGACGCCAAGGCGCGGGCCGAGCGCGTCTATGCCCTGGAAAAAGGCATTGCCCAGAACGATTGGGACCCCGCGGTCGTCCGCAATCCCGAGCTGACCAACAATTACCTGACCCGAGCCCAGCTGGAGGCGCTTGCGCCAGACCTGCCGATCGGCGAGCTGATCGACAAGGTCGGTTACACCGGCGAGCGCTTCCTGGTCACCCGCATCCGGCCGAGCGATGCGAAGCTCGACGAGCAGAAAGTCCCCGCCGAGCTTCGTTCGAAGATCGGCGACGGGATGATCGGGCAGCTGAAGCTCCTTAAGGCCACGCCAATGGATGTGTGGAAGGATTGGCTGAAGGTCCGCTTCCTAGCCGCTAACGCGCCGGTCCTGCCGAGCGACATCGACAAGGCGAACTTCGCGTTCAATTCGGCCTATCTGTACGGGGTGAAGACCGCTCCGCCGCGCCACGAGCGCGCGCTTAGCAACGTCAACTCGAACCTCGGGGAAGCAATCGGCAAGATCTACGTCGAGCGCAACTTCCCGGAAGCGAGCAAGACGGCGATGATCGAGCTGGTCGACAACCTTCGCAAAGCGATGGCGTCAAACATCTCCGAGTTGAAGTGGATGTCCCCGGCGACGCGCGAAGCCTCGCGCCAGAAGCTCGACGCGCTCAACGTAAAGATCGGCTATCCGTCGAAGTTCGAAACCTACGAAGGCTTCGAAGTCCAGCTCGGCCAGGCGCTCGAAAATCGACTCAACGCGTCTCGCTGGGGGCGCAAGGACACGCTGAAGAAGTTCGTCAAGCCGGTCGACCGCGAGCAGTGGTTCATGACGCCGCAGACGGTCAACGCTTATTACTCTTCCCAGCTGAACGAGATCGTCTTCCCGGCCGCGTACCTGCAAGCGCCGAACTTCAGCCCGACGGCGGACCCGGCGGTGAACTACGCCGCCATCGGATCGACCATCGGACACGAAATCGGTCACGGTTTTGACGATTCGGGCTCGCGATACGATGGCCAAGGTCGGCTGCGCGACTGGTGGACCCCGGATGACAAGGCGAAATTCCAGAAGCTGAGTTCGCAGCTGGCGGCCCAATATGGCAAGAATTGCCCCTTCGATGCCGGCAAGACCTGCATCAACGGATCGTTGACGCTGGGTGAGAATATCGGCGACCTTGCCGGAATCACCATCGCCTACCGCGCTTACAAATTGTCGCTCGACGGTAAGCCGGCGCCGGTGATCGACGGGCTGACCGGCGACCAGCGTTTCTTCATCGCTTACGCCCAGAAGTATCGCAACAAGTGGAGCGAACAGCTGCAGCGGGTCGTCATGGAGAGTGATCCGCACGCGCCGGACTATGCCCGAGTGAACGAAGTTCTGCGTAACTTCGACCCTTGGTATGCGGCGTTCAATGTGAAGCCGGGCGACAAGCTTTACGTCGCGCCAAAGAACCGCGTTCGCATCTGGTAG
- a CDS encoding GFA family protein, translated as MSEATGGCHCGAVRFAAQLPPPPVPALDCNCSACRRTGFLHVIVPHAGFTLLGGSGALSSYRFGTGAAEHLFCSICGVKSFYQPRSHPDCWSVNARCLDDAVQLAIEQFDGRNWEEALTRLDGGHSGG; from the coding sequence GTGAGCGAGGCCACCGGCGGGTGCCATTGCGGGGCTGTGCGGTTCGCCGCGCAGCTTCCGCCGCCGCCGGTCCCCGCGCTCGACTGCAACTGCTCGGCCTGTCGCCGCACCGGGTTCCTGCACGTGATTGTGCCGCACGCGGGCTTTACGCTCCTGGGCGGAAGCGGGGCACTGAGCAGTTACCGCTTCGGGACGGGCGCCGCCGAGCATTTGTTCTGCTCAATCTGCGGAGTGAAGAGCTTCTACCAGCCGCGTTCCCATCCGGATTGCTGGAGCGTCAACGCGCGTTGCCTCGACGACGCCGTGCAACTGGCCATCGAGCAGTTCGACGGGCGCAACTGGGAGGAAGCGCTAACTCGCCTCGACGGCGGGCACAGCGGCGGCTAG
- the alr gene encoding alanine racemase: protein MHRSLRLSVERQALIANWRWLQDRAGVPAGAAIKANGYGLGAHEAMTALARAGCRDFFVSTYAEAEELGPLAEGLSLAVLHGPQPADHAVALASVARPVLNSVEQVARWREIAPGRACDVMVDTGMNRLGLRVGETGALAGLTIDTLHSHLACADEDSPVNLRQLEAFSDLATAISAKRYSLANSAGICLGRDFSFDLVRPGLALYGGIPRSEAGGQIVQVARVEAQVVQRRTIRAGESCGYGCTFTAETDTQAAIINVGYADGYLRGFSSRGEALAGERKLPVLGRVSMDLTAVGCDSAPELKEGDWVELNYDLLSAAAASGLSQYELLTSLGSRFERRWTN from the coding sequence ATGCATCGCTCGCTGCGCCTTTCCGTCGAACGCCAGGCACTGATCGCGAACTGGCGCTGGTTGCAGGACCGGGCAGGGGTCCCTGCGGGCGCGGCGATCAAGGCCAATGGTTACGGGCTTGGCGCACATGAGGCGATGACGGCGCTGGCCCGGGCTGGGTGCCGGGATTTCTTCGTTTCAACCTACGCCGAGGCGGAAGAGCTTGGACCGCTGGCGGAGGGACTGTCGCTGGCGGTGCTCCACGGTCCGCAGCCGGCGGATCACGCGGTCGCTTTGGCATCGGTGGCCCGGCCGGTGCTGAACAGCGTCGAGCAGGTCGCGCGCTGGCGGGAGATCGCGCCGGGCAGGGCGTGCGACGTGATGGTCGATACGGGCATGAACCGCCTCGGCCTGCGGGTGGGCGAAACCGGGGCGCTCGCCGGCCTGACGATCGACACGCTCCACAGCCATCTCGCTTGCGCCGACGAGGATTCGCCGGTCAACTTGCGCCAGCTCGAGGCTTTTTCCGACCTTGCGACCGCAATCTCTGCCAAGCGCTATAGCCTCGCCAACTCGGCCGGCATCTGCCTTGGCCGCGACTTCAGCTTCGACCTCGTGCGGCCGGGTCTGGCCCTCTACGGCGGCATCCCGCGCAGCGAAGCCGGAGGGCAAATTGTGCAGGTGGCACGGGTCGAGGCGCAGGTGGTCCAACGCCGCACGATCCGGGCCGGGGAGAGCTGCGGCTACGGTTGCACCTTCACCGCTGAGACCGATACCCAGGCCGCGATCATCAACGTCGGCTATGCGGACGGATATTTGCGCGGCTTCTCGTCGCGCGGCGAAGCGTTAGCGGGCGAACGGAAACTGCCAGTTCTGGGCCGAGTGTCGATGGATCTGACCGCGGTCGGCTGCGATTCCGCGCCGGAGTTGAAGGAAGGCGACTGGGTCGAATTGAACTACGACCTGCTGAGCGCGGCTGCCGCCTCGGGCCTTAGCCAGTATGAGTTGCTGACGTCGCTGGGTTCCCGGTTCGAACGCCGCTGGACGAACTAA
- the nth gene encoding endonuclease III, with amino-acid sequence MNKADAFEFFRRLAEDNPSPTTELESTNPYTLLVAVVLSAQATDASVNLATRPLFAKVQTPEQMVALGEDAVRDAIKTIGLFNTKAKNVILLSQALIRDHAGQVPRTGDELQKLPGVGRKTANVVLNTAFGEETFAVDTHVFRVSNRTGLAPGKTVDAVEAKLERIVPQPFRRDAHHWLILHGRYTCKARTPECWRCPVIDLCRYKPKTLTPQAKAGTLGGRSA; translated from the coding sequence GTGAACAAGGCTGACGCTTTCGAATTCTTCCGCCGCCTGGCGGAGGACAACCCGTCGCCGACCACCGAGCTGGAATCGACCAATCCCTACACCTTGCTCGTTGCCGTCGTGCTGTCGGCGCAGGCCACCGACGCAAGCGTCAACCTCGCCACGCGCCCGTTGTTCGCAAAGGTGCAAACGCCCGAACAAATGGTCGCCCTGGGCGAAGATGCCGTGCGCGACGCCATCAAGACCATTGGCCTGTTCAACACCAAGGCGAAGAATGTCATCCTTCTGTCGCAGGCGTTGATCCGCGATCACGCCGGACAAGTCCCGCGCACGGGCGATGAACTGCAAAAACTCCCGGGTGTCGGGCGGAAGACCGCGAACGTCGTCCTCAACACGGCGTTTGGCGAGGAGACGTTCGCCGTCGACACGCACGTTTTCCGGGTATCGAACCGCACCGGCCTGGCGCCCGGAAAGACTGTCGATGCGGTCGAGGCCAAGCTTGAGCGGATCGTCCCGCAGCCCTTCCGCCGCGATGCCCACCATTGGCTGATCCTGCACGGCCGCTACACGTGCAAGGCGCGGACCCCCGAATGCTGGCGCTGCCCAGTGATCGACCTGTGCCGCTACAAGCCCAAGACTTTAACGCCACAAGCAAAGGCCGGCACGCTTGGGGGACGTTCCGCTTAG
- the dapB gene encoding 4-hydroxy-tetrahydrodipicolinate reductase has product MRTDQQPIRIALFAPEGRMGQAIAAAVEADPGFIVDNNHGDVIVDFSAPAALQQSLDRATAAGVPILVGTTGLDDLAEQRIAEASKQVAVLQASNTSLGVALLSELVERAARVLGPQWDIEILEMHHRHKADAPSGTALTLGDAAAKGRGGPLRSERGRDGTGSKRQEGAIGFASLRGGSVAGDHDVIFAGPEERLILSHRAENRMVFARGALAAARFLVGKPAGLYSMRDVIEAA; this is encoded by the coding sequence ATGCGCACCGACCAGCAGCCGATCCGCATCGCCCTGTTCGCGCCCGAGGGCCGCATGGGGCAAGCCATTGCGGCGGCGGTGGAGGCCGATCCCGGGTTTATCGTCGACAACAATCATGGCGATGTGATTGTCGACTTTTCTGCGCCCGCCGCGCTCCAGCAAAGCCTTGACCGCGCCACCGCCGCTGGCGTCCCGATCCTGGTCGGCACCACCGGGCTGGACGACCTGGCGGAACAGCGGATCGCGGAGGCATCGAAGCAGGTTGCGGTCCTGCAGGCGTCCAACACGTCCCTCGGCGTCGCCCTTCTCTCAGAGCTCGTCGAGCGGGCGGCGCGGGTGCTCGGGCCGCAATGGGACATAGAGATCCTGGAAATGCACCATCGTCACAAGGCCGATGCTCCATCGGGCACTGCGCTTACGCTGGGCGACGCGGCGGCGAAGGGCCGCGGCGGCCCGCTGCGGTCGGAACGCGGCCGCGACGGGACAGGATCGAAGCGGCAGGAAGGCGCCATCGGCTTTGCCTCCTTGCGCGGCGGGTCCGTCGCCGGCGATCACGATGTCATCTTCGCCGGTCCGGAAGAGCGGCTGATCCTGTCGCATCGCGCCGAGAACCGGATGGTCTTCGCGCGCGGCGCACTTGCCGCAGCCCGCTTCCTGGTCGGCAAGCCGGCCGGCCTTTATTCCATGCGGGACGTCATCGAGGCCGCGTGA
- a CDS encoding DUF72 domain-containing protein: protein MTKGIVRVGIGGWSYAPWRETFYPDKLPQRRELEHASHCFGTLEINATFYGRQSPKSWENWASTVPDGFQFAIKGSRFCVTRTRLCEGAEGLGNFFAQGLSALGPKLGPILWQFAPRRHFDRDDIAGFIDLLPDAVDGLPLRHVIEPRHDSFDDPAFFALCKARNIAVAFADDDEFPCIDVDTADFAYARLQRMRSELETGYDAASLDAFAERARRWADGGRDAYIYMINGAKERAPAAALALQERLR from the coding sequence ATGACGAAGGGGATCGTCCGGGTCGGCATTGGCGGCTGGAGCTACGCGCCGTGGCGTGAGACATTCTATCCCGATAAGCTGCCGCAGCGGCGCGAGCTGGAACATGCGTCGCACTGCTTCGGAACGCTGGAAATCAACGCCACCTTCTACGGCCGGCAAAGCCCGAAAAGCTGGGAGAATTGGGCGAGCACGGTGCCCGACGGGTTCCAGTTCGCGATCAAGGGATCCCGCTTTTGCGTGACTCGGACAAGGCTGTGCGAAGGCGCCGAGGGCCTCGGCAATTTCTTCGCGCAGGGCCTGTCCGCGCTCGGCCCGAAGCTTGGCCCGATCCTGTGGCAGTTTGCGCCGCGCCGGCACTTCGACCGTGACGACATCGCGGGCTTCATCGACTTGCTGCCGGACGCAGTGGACGGGTTGCCGCTGCGCCATGTCATAGAACCGCGCCATGACAGCTTCGACGATCCCGCATTTTTCGCGCTGTGCAAGGCGCGCAACATCGCCGTCGCGTTCGCGGATGACGACGAATTCCCATGCATCGACGTCGACACTGCCGACTTCGCTTATGCGCGGCTGCAGCGCATGCGCTCGGAGCTTGAGACCGGATATGACGCGGCCTCGCTCGACGCCTTCGCCGAGCGCGCCAGGCGCTGGGCCGACGGTGGGCGCGACGCCTACATCTACATGATCAATGGCGCCAAGGAGCGCGCGCCGGCGGCCGCGCTGGCGCTGCAGGAGCGGCTCCGCTAA
- a CDS encoding YybH family protein — protein MRTKLMLAGVALAILSGCQNQAPADDRASIEHALKLQEDQWQRDYASKDAAALGSHYAPDAALASPGAPIATTEADRAGALEGMAKDPNLKMEFASDRVDVASSGDLAYTRGHFTMTSTDSASNQPRVDKGSYLTVWKKQSDGLWKAVEDFVTPGPAVVPVAP, from the coding sequence ATGCGCACGAAGTTGATGCTGGCCGGGGTTGCCCTGGCGATCCTTTCAGGCTGCCAGAACCAGGCTCCGGCAGACGACCGCGCGTCCATCGAGCACGCGCTCAAGCTGCAGGAAGATCAGTGGCAGCGCGATTATGCGTCGAAGGACGCGGCAGCGCTTGGCAGCCACTATGCCCCCGATGCCGCACTGGCGAGCCCGGGCGCGCCAATCGCCACCACCGAGGCAGATCGCGCTGGCGCGCTCGAAGGCATGGCCAAAGACCCCAATCTGAAGATGGAGTTCGCCAGCGACCGCGTCGACGTCGCAAGCTCCGGCGACCTCGCCTACACGCGCGGCCACTTCACGATGACCAGCACCGACTCCGCCAGCAACCAGCCGCGGGTCGACAAGGGCAGCTACCTGACCGTCTGGAAGAAACAGTCGGACGGATTATGGAAAGCGGTTGAGGACTTTGTCACGCCCGGACCGGCGGTCGTGCCCGTCGCCCCTTAA
- a CDS encoding NAD-dependent deacylase, with protein sequence MAEIRNIVILTGAGVSAESGVATFRGPDGLWEGHRVEDVATPQAFARDPALVHAFYDARRAKLATVEPNAAHKSLARLDASWPGDLLLVTQNVDDLHERAGSQRLLHMHGELKRGWCLACGHRFDWEGPMGEQAACPCCAVAGQVRPDIVWFGEMPYAMERIEDALRKADLFVSIGTSGAVYPAAGFVQTAKYCGARTLEMNLEPSLGSYLFDESRTGPAGALVPQWVDELLG encoded by the coding sequence ATGGCCGAAATTCGCAACATCGTCATCCTCACTGGCGCGGGCGTGTCCGCGGAAAGCGGCGTCGCGACGTTTCGCGGCCCCGACGGGCTGTGGGAAGGGCATCGCGTCGAGGATGTCGCAACGCCGCAAGCGTTCGCCCGCGATCCGGCGCTCGTGCACGCATTTTACGATGCTCGCCGGGCGAAGCTTGCAACGGTGGAGCCGAACGCCGCGCACAAGTCGCTGGCTCGGCTCGATGCGTCATGGCCAGGCGACTTGCTGCTGGTCACCCAGAATGTCGACGACCTGCACGAACGCGCCGGATCGCAGCGGCTGCTGCACATGCACGGCGAGTTGAAGCGTGGCTGGTGCCTCGCATGCGGGCATCGCTTCGACTGGGAAGGGCCGATGGGCGAGCAGGCGGCATGCCCCTGCTGCGCGGTTGCCGGCCAGGTCCGGCCGGACATCGTCTGGTTCGGCGAAATGCCTTACGCCATGGAGCGGATCGAGGACGCGCTGCGCAAAGCCGACCTGTTCGTGTCGATCGGCACGTCCGGCGCTGTCTATCCCGCCGCCGGCTTCGTCCAGACAGCGAAATATTGCGGTGCGCGAACGCTGGAGATGAACCTGGAGCCGAGCCTTGGCAGCTATCTGTTCGACGAAAGCCGCACCGGTCCGGCCGGCGCATTGGTGCCGCAGTGGGTGGACGAATTGCTTGGCTAG